The stretch of DNA AATAGTGCTTGGCATTTTTTAGAATAGTGAAATATACGAAACCAGTGCAAACCGTACGATTGATCGATTCTaagaaaaaataagtagaaaaaaaagggaggggtggagtaaataaagtaataaatggaaaaggttgaaagaaaaaaaaaccagatgcagaattttgattatttttagtttttagtatatttgattttgaaatgttgtggtaaaaaaataaataaataaaagaaaaaaaaacatacaaatgtaatgtttcaaaaactattttttttctttctcacaaTACCAAATTTGTCTTTAGAATACAAAGCATGAGAAAACGCTTGACTGCTTTTGAGTCGTATTTCAATGCTGATTTTTAATGTGTGAAATGCGCTTTTTAGGGGCGTCAAACATATGCGCTTGATAATAAGGGGCGCAGTTTTTTCATACATAATgacgtaaaattttatttatgtgcGACGTAGTGAGCTATTAAAAAAACCGTACTATTAATTTCTTGTCAACAACCgttcagttttgttttgtttacttaaatgtttatattttatagttttactaTATGCCCGTCCCGACCTagttcgggtaaaaaaaaaactatctatcttaaataaatattataaaggtgctatttaatttgaaaatttatcgcaagcaatatttttttctttcacttttacgaggtttgaaacaaattgatttatctCATCTCCAGATCAATattttatgaacaatttattttacacataATAAATAACAAACAAAACAACATTCAATTCTTCTAGACACAACTCTTCATACTGGACGTCGGAACTGTTTAAGTAGGAACTgtctttgtttgaaattttacacaAGTGGGTAGCTGGCTTTTGTAGCGATTCCGCATTGGTTGTTACTGTTTCTAGACATCTTGATGTAGCCATTGATTCCCCATGATGTTCCCCAACTGAAAgagtaaaatgaatgaataaccaAGAAATATGgtggaaaaaaaagcttttaaactgatgacttaaaTTGGTAAAAGCTTTAAAAgcctgtaatattttaaaattttcgatagCCCCAATCCACAATTCTATGCTTAATTAAGTTctgacttgaaatatttttattaactttgttgaaaaataacattataattactaccgttcctttttatttttggcaacaattaaaatactaataaaagcTCACTTAATGGAAAAAATTACCTGTTCTTCACCAACCAGTAGTCCTGGCCATCTTCGCTGCCATAACCAACTACAAGTACACCATGGTCCAATACTTGAGGGTCACATTCAGGCTCACTGTAAACTCCACTCCTACGAAACATAATAAATAATACGTAAGCTGAGTTcgtgaatgcatttttttaaaaactttgttttatattttggTGAGGATTTTACTATTATTTCAACTAATAATATGTAGATAAAGCTTTTCTATCCTTTCTGCTAGTAAAACGTTAAATGCaattaaataagaattaaattgaaattaaacgtGGTTTTTAGGTCTTGTAGGTTTAAATACAATCATGAAAACTCGATCCTGAAAGAAATCATCTCCTCTGtcaaggagacggcacgaccgtggggtcggagatttacgtctttttttttttttgtggtgaaagaggagTCCTTGTATCTTACGTGGTTGAAGTAATACGACGCAAAATACTCAGAAAGTTATgagaaaaattgattaaaagtCACCATGGAGTCTACTAGGCGcattatgagtttaaaatgtcagtctctagacgagccgccgctagcctagttggttaaggcgcgatCTTGTGCTCCAGAGATAACACGATCGAATCCGGGGCCATCGTGAAGtcagtcggtttccctctttctaccgggcctgcttcaagcGAGCGAATTCCTGGGATGAGCCATCCAAGTGATCCCATGGTCCCCAACCCTACGGCCAGCGGCTATCGACAGAACGGCGTTTGCTTACAAAGAGCATTTAGTTCGAGTCGAGTTTGCTGTCCGTTACAGACATGCAGACTTGGATGagaattagaaaattcaaaattctaacaggagataatgccttaaaaattgagtaagtaatatttttctttttatagtattatttaatttatttattctatatttCGTAAAAAACGTGTGAGGGTATCTGCCTGTTAATAAAAGAGCAATTTAAGTTTAGTCTGAATCACAAAAAAGTGACTACATTTACACGTACTAAAAATCGTTCAGAATTCTGATTATTATCATTTGTTAATCAAATTAATGTTGTGATTTAGTTAATTTTCGTTGACAGGAAAGaaagttaacaataaaaattgacagttctaatggttaatatgtttgaaaatgtaagatttaggtcatttttaaagatgagtctaattgaatttatttcaactaattttatgcggaaagattttaaaaaaggtacCTGTGTGACACGATGTGTAAATAGTATACATTAAAGCACAAGTATGTTTAAATAGACCTTTTcagtttcaatagttttaaagtaCTGTGTTGAATGTACGAAATCGATAGGGggtgattttgaaatatattcataaaaaaaaagtcctaatagatatcaaatattttaaactgatcaaaatgcgttttctaatttttctgagtttactatgaaatatgaacatatacaatggttatatatttattaaatatataatcatAATAAGCCAACAGGTTTACAcagcataatttttcaaacaatgtactGTGTATCGCAAATAATTTCATCCAAGTGTTtgctattaaaaacttaaaagtactttaaagacaaaaatatgaatttcattCTTAACAACTTTCAAGTATCATAGTGACTGTCTCAAGTGTCATATTAAGGATTTGAATTGGTTAATTAGAAACCTCATGTGATTACATTTCTAATttctcatgaattttttttttccataaaatagttAAAGAGGCAGTTATATCTCAGATTTCATATGAAACTTGGCTGGAATTCACATAAACAACCATTATTGCAATTAATAAATGTGTTGGGGAATTATGTTCAAACTCCCCTGAACTTACATTTTTACGatcattgttattgttttttaatattcaaatttttgaaaacttgagaacACAAACCCTTAGTTTGTAGCTTATGGGTACATTAGTAACTTTTGTGCTTATTAGTTTTGTCACATCGTTAGTAACAGATTATCactgaatttgttcaattttaaagctgttttatgctattttttatgtttgtaaataaagtgtgtactctcgaaatgtgttatgtattatttgaaaaaaaaaaatttctcactgaattttactctattcttgaacgttctggttgaaattttcagattatttcggccaaataagattaacataatcataagcaaaaagacgaaattttgtaaaatcaggatcttacttctaaaatgttaataaattttaaaaggtctGAGAATTTTCGAAGTTGGTCATTTTAAACACCAAATTTAAAGTGATCaactaccaaaagatttattttcagattattgtatctcacaaatttcaaaaatgtaatgaataatctgttttctttatttaagttttgacGGCAGTAATATGAACTTACAGCATTTTTGTCgcactcaattaaaatttaaaagaagaattacaattcaaaacataaaaagcacatatgttaaatacttaaatgtatgataatcaaaaataccactgcactatttatattgctttctgatctttttttcaatgaaatatgtatgAGAACTATTGTTTGCTGTGTATATGTCAAAATCAACTGAAGATACTGAAGTTCTAAGACTTTCGTGCTCCATATCAAATTGTAAGTTTGAAGAGAAGGGATGAAGCGCTTAAAAGTATGGGATCACGTGGATTGCGCAATTAAAtcttgaagcaggcccggtagaaagagggaaaccCACTGACTTCACGATGGCCCCGTCGAATCCcgctttggatttttttcttctctcttctttttttctttgctatcacaacaattagtggtaacgcttttcacccctatatgaattactttctgaaatttatttttgctaaggatcgcaaactttttcattcactgaaaaacattcttgtTCGTTATACTGTACGGTTTGATTTGCTtagtaaaggtttttgacctgTGATCCCCTTACGGTTATAAGGGACAGCTGCTCATAGGATattcagatctttttttttttgttatcacagcaataattgaaatagtttctcttccctacataatttttaaaaattcatttacatcattttttgaaaattattttctttttcttccagcgaaataatttaaaacaattcataatttTCATTCTACCACTACTTCGTTATCGCTAATTGCtgtgttagcaaaaaaaaaaaaaaaaaagaagaagaagagaaaagaaaaaggtgtGAAATTCCATCGTGCTATCTCTGGAACACAAGATCGCGCCTTAATCAACTAGGCTAGCGGCGGCTATCGTTACAagacttattttaaatttataaggcGTCTAGGAGACTCCATGGCGATTTTAAATAgagttttctcataattttctgagtattgcgtcgtattactttaaccacgtaaggtactacgggtcctctttcaccacaaaaaaaaaaaagaaaaagaaagaaagaaaatgacgcAAATCTCTTACCCCACGGTCGTGACGTCTCCTTGTGAGATCATCCGGGTTTGATTGCACTGAATTGACTGCGAGTATTTGATCCGGAATTAATTGCGATCAAGTGTGTCAAATCGTGCGATTTAGTGAACACTTTTAAGAACCTGATACAACGTGAATAAAGCTtagataaaaatttcataaatgatgCAAACTAGAGGCAAATATTTTGGTACAGGTTTAGTACCTGCTTTTGGCGGGAATAAGTCGATCCCAAAATGCTTTAGCTTTGCCTAAAGATcagtttaaatatttcaattctcAACTGAAAAAATAATCGCTAATAACGAGAAAATTGCCGAATTTCGCGTTTTGGCGTTCATCTTCACTTCGATTACCCGGCATTCTCCATGATACCTTTCATAATTAAATATGAATCATTTGTTTCATACTTATAAGTTTGGAAACTTTCGTGACTTGCATCAATGGCTACCGAAATGGGTCCAATTGTTGCTGATGCTTGTTTAAGAGCATCTTCATCTGTGGTTGGAATGTCAACGTAGCCCTTGACGGTAGCTCCTACATTTGCTGGATTGAAACGACAAGTATCATCCTGGAAAGGTAAAAGAtatctttaatattttattcttaagtttaattaaagcaaaaataatgtgaagaaaataaatgatggatttAAGTCAAGAAGCATATTATTGGTTCTTTGTTCTAAACTGCGATGCTTTTCGGTTAAAGacatatgaaaaattatcatgtttactactctgcttctgcgCTGTGCACATATCACAGAAACATGTCATATTTACGTATAAATGTGAAATATAACctgttattttttatatattgccTGATGATTCCAATGCTGTTTAAATGTTATTTATCAcgttattttttaagttgttatTAAGCactgtaaaactttttttccagtaGGTCAAAGAACTTGAATTACAAAGCCTTGAAAGCAAAGAAAGAGTTtccaaaaaatcaatatttatgtaaaagtttcacttttaaagtaaactgtttcaCTTGCTAGCTTGGTTGTTGATCACAAATCCTGTTAAATGTTATGTTGAAAACTGTTTTTACTCGATGAGAGTTAGATAGAAATTAGAGAACAATGAAACCATGTAGCTCTTTAAAAGCGACGAATATACAAATTTCTAAGGAATAAAGTTTCTACAGGAGGGTGCTACTGTATTCAACACAAATGTGAattgtaaataataataacagtaagaaaataaaaagaaaatttggtaacttaaaaagatattgaaaaatgatgatttttagTTTCTTAATAAAGAAGATGATGACCGTATTTAACTTCGAAAACAATGCAATGACATTATTTTGTAACAGCAAATTAAAAGCAGTCAACTTgctatttttattcctttaaaacgacgtaaaaaattaattatgtatGTTTGCCAGAGAGTTTGTAGTTTGAAGAGTTCCAGTATGTCTATACATTTACATCTTTTGAAAATGTCAATCCAATATGACACTCAATCAATAATTGCTATAACTAGCGttcagtaaaaattgtattaccTCTGCTTCATAGGGATAAGAGCTTTCGGTAtcaattcccttatttattttgatgtaGTCAAAAGCTTGATCCATCCAACCTCCTCCGCAACCATCATTACCtacgaaacaaaataaataactatGTCAGAATATGTATCGAAGAGAGAGACAGAGAGGATATATTTTTACAGTAAGACACACTTTATTGCTTCAACCGTTATCAATAATTTTAAGGCTAACAAAATAAATATAGTTTGTTTTGCAACTTAGTTACAAATCTAATAGAAATGCGTGTTATGTCTTTGGTTGTAATTGGAATGTCTATCGTTTTAATTcatgtttaaattaaaacagatatctaattttttttgaagtttctaaaataaaatggGCATGTTACTTCAAGAAATCTTTCATACACATGAAAACTACCCCGAAGATTTATAAGATAAATTAATTGCAAATTGATcaacactagcaaaaatacccagcgttgcctctGTCAgcaataattgtgagaaacaatcgctactttcattcgttttctgtgttAACTGAAAGAAGTCAAAACACACCGCTtcgacgtgattaaaaatcgagcttcttcattactcataaaagtaaaatagcaataagtatgaagaacgaaatagtattcagttagaaatgaaagcacgacatttaagagtataaaaatttgaagaatttccaaagtaTGATagtatgaactaacaaaaacaaaaatcactaAAACAAACCGTGCGCTTTGttcaattaaatagtacacacacacaaaaagaaaaaaaaagaaaaaaaaagctctctactatgttttccaaagtgtgcaaaaagtaaagttTCTAAATGTtcaatgactttaaactcatgtttcctctggagaagccttgattcaaaattttcaatatgattactattaatattgatgttgtaaggcaacgaattttttttaacaatgggttttatatttaatcatttaatggggaaattacatgaaatttactgtttaaatcataacttttttgaactaagttttttaaaaataaattataacctatgttgcttcctgataatgtagctatctgtggtgaaaaaatggctaaaatctgtccagtagttttgaagtttaccccggacgtccttacatacagaagtagccatttatgtatatagatttaaaaaaaaaaaaaagtgacattcaCAACATTCCAATAAAGATTATGTTTCATATTTAGTGTTTTTTTCCTGTACCGATCTATCAGTTTTCTGTATGATTAGaatgatggaaaaaaataaattcaagaatTTCAAAACGCAAATACATTTCGCACTTGTTTCTCCTGTATTTTAATGTGATTGTTTCTGTGCTTTAGCGAAAGCAAACTTAAAACACGTAAAATTTGCCTTAATGTAAATATTATGTTCGTGTTGGGAACGAGAGCATTATTATACTCGTGcgtttttctaaatttcaaaagaCTAATATATTGTTTGCTGATAACTGCAGGCAGAAATAGcatgaaattgaatttcaaattacaCACTATTTTTCAACTTGTAAATAATCACAGATATAATGATTTTATTCGATAGCACTACCTAGGTAGAAAAGTCCGAAAAAAGTTAAACAGATATTGTAAACGTTTAGTTTGTTATTACCGTAGCAAAAGaagatacagtcggaccccgatttaacgaattcatcgggacagaaacttttatacgttaaatcggggttattcgtaatatcggggtgtttaaaaatttaaaaaactgcacttaccttatctaaaacccctaACAAACAACTGCGCAAAagtatccataattagaaagtgtacactttttattcagtatttcacgacttattacacactagttaatttgaaattttaaactactgagtaatagatgtttgacaatttcatTGATACTTGGTTCAAAATAGTTCTTTTACGACTTTATAGAGAAAAGAAAACACTGTGTCATTTGCAGCCTGTTTCATGATTTTAGTTTCCaagccatgtaaagcatttgaaaagtaagttttaaagggagtttcattatcgcttttctgcatcaaaatcaGTATTCGTTGATTGccccctcgcccgtcaaaaattgctgattccaagaaaagtctttttctatttCAGACAATGTGGATAGaatatttggaaaacaatccaatatttcctaactcaaatttaaaaaaaattgttatttcagctgttaaaataattctttaattcggggtttattattcggtaaataggggtttttgccttcattttactcgcggaaaaaaaattcgttaaatcgCGGAATTCGTTAAATTGAGGTTCTTtaaatcgaggtccgactgtagttttAATTCTGTCGGTATTTTGACACTTGGTAAAGGAACGTTTAAAATGGTAATGAATTTATGATAATGACAGCATAATTTGCATATTCTTCAGAATGATCATTGAATCATTTATTGACAATAATACTTTAAACATAGTTGCACTTCACCTGTCGAAatactgttgaacttttgttacGTCTGAAGTGCAACAGCAAACCTTTCCAAGGTTTTAACATCCTTTTAACATCTATTACAAACGGTGAACTTTTGATTGtgttataagaaaaataaagagaagttttgtgttctttctttttttttttctttaccttcaGCTGCTGAGCAATCAATGAGGTTCTGTTCACTCAAAGAAACCAGCTTTCCGGTTTTGATCTTATGTTGACCTTCCAAGGAACCAGTAGCTGAGAAGGCCCAACAAGACCCGCATTGAGCCTGAAAATACAATTGAATTTAACTTCAAATTCAATAAGGcatcccaaatttaaaataaaacgatCCCACgctttgaattttaataaaaatgatcaTCCTTAAACGTTCAAAATTAGATCTGTTATTAAtcagaaaactttttctttgtttacatttttgagGAATGTGACCCAGATATCGTAAGAAAACAACCTTTTGAAAACGTAAGAAGCAGTTGAACGCTATTTTCACAAGCTTACTTGTAACCAGGGGAAAACTAACCTTGTCCCAATTGCGAAAGGGTCCCCACGACCACAGGGGctttaaaagggggaaaaatgacCCTGATAAATGCTTTACATAGTTCTAGGACATAAAAAGGAGTCCTCAAAAATGTATTGCAACCGATCCGAAAACCAGTAAATCCGTTACTGCTTATACATGTAAAGCAGTAATAATGTGCAAGATTTACATGAAAATGAGTCTCAAACATGTACATGGTTTTAGTTTTACAGTAGGAcgattgtttcattttttctttgcaagAGAGGATGCCCAAAAAGTGCACAAAAGTCGCGTCCGGATTTGAATGAACATGTGCTGCAAAATCTGCTTGAAGCATGCAAATATGAGAAGGCATGAGACAATAATGTTTCATACCACTCCGGGTACCATGGAATTTCAATGTACGTTGGGATGAACGTTGAGTCGCTAGCTGTAAATCTGAAAGTGactataaaatttattttgagcaaACTTAAGCATTAGAATATGTTTTATATTCCAagctagttttaaattttaaaaacataatgagaTTTCATGGCTCAatggagtgatttttttttttaaattttgaaaaagtagttCAAAACTTCGAATTGTAATTGTCAATAATACTGTGTTTCTCATGATGCATGTATTTTCTAAGTGTAAGATACTTAACTTATATTTTGGTTATggtgataataatagtaataatgacaAATAAGTACAACTgtgggaaaaaaagtgaaattcttGTCAATccggtggttcagtggtagatTCAGATTATCATGACTCGAAGAAAACTTAACATCTTTATTGAAGAATATGTACATATTTACATTGATGATTATaccaaatcatttattctaaaTAGCGAATTACTCGCTTCCACAGAGCTTACGCTCGCGTTTCGAATTCTATTCCATCTCTAAAACTCTCTCAGTGTCGCcactaaatttttccataatctacgtacttaattcaataagcgcTTGCAGCGCTCTCTATTGGAATAATAGGCGAGAAGGAGCATAGAGCTTAGGTTTCTCTACAACAACAAATAGTCACTATTTTGTACTTCTCAATTTATGTCATATTGGGTTTGATGAAAATATCATACCTGGTTTTTAACTGGAGTAACCACTCCCTTTGGCCTCCAGTCAACTGTATCAGGAATTATAACATTTTCTATTGGTGTCCATTTGATTGCGCTGCTTACAAATCCTGGGCTCTTTTTCAAACCATTCATAGTTTTCACAAATTCTTCATGTTCCTGAAATTTCGTCACAAGCATTAAGTACAGCATGACAGATTTAATGGagcagaataataataaaaaaaaaacatttaaaatggcgaaaaatttttttactttgaatataATTTATTAGAGGTCCGTCCCGACAAAGTTCGGGTTTAAAAAAACtatctatcttaaataaatattatacaggtgctatttaatttgaaaatttatctcgtaagcaatatttttttctttcacttttatgaggtttgaaacaaattgatttacctcattcccagatcaagagagaccaacatatCATTCTCACTGAACAATACTATCTTCCCGTATGTAACGTTGCACTACATATCGTATAATTTGACGTTTGATGATGGaaatggcataagaaattttcattagatattgtaatCGTTAAATTGGAGAAGATACAGGGACAATGGGGATGCAAGGAATATGAGCCAAATGACCTGTTACTGGTGCTGTAAGAGCAATACTCGAAATCATATTATTTCGTGGTGAATTACAGTGGGGTTGAATTCCATTGATAGACAAATTATAGTTGCGCAATAAAATTAATAGGATATCGCCTTTAATTTTAGAAGCATGAAGAGAAGTCCAAAGGAGTACCCCATCAAAAAAATTCTCCCAATTGCccgttttttcttgttaaaaatacgGAGTCTTTCTGTGGGAGATATTCAGAATAGTTTAAATGTGAAATGATCAGTTTTTATACCTCTAATTAAATTCCCTGCAGTACCGTAAAACAACATCGCAAAAACCTGTGGGCTGATTTTTGATAGTgttgaaattattaattttttccagttccaCCGGGTCCGCCGATCAACATTAATTTACGTTCCTGGTTTTCATGTACCAATCATGTTTCAATGGAATTTTTTCGTTGATTTTATGCGGCGATGGCAAACAAAAGTACCCTGTTAAGTGTCcgctttatttacaaattttgcctttaatttttatatcgcttgacattgaacgacaatcaaagtatttctgctgacgctcTCCTTGCAATACGTCGTCAAAGAGATACTTTTTATatgtttgccataaagcaatagAGTTTAAAAGTTGACATGAAAGTTGAGGTAGTTGTAAACAATTATCTGAGTTTAGGAGCGCagtcagaaagttacatgtatAAACTAAGGttattttccaagatatgttGCCGTCTATAAGCCGAGTTCTTTATATGCtgcttgataggttggcaggatctttaactgttaatcgactttgtaaatatataggaccacgaaaatgtttcaaaaaaaattctcatgTGATTGAATTCAGATTAGCTATTAGAATGAATATTGTATATTCTACTAAGAGGTGAGTCTTTTTCAAGCTAGGGATGCCTTTTAAAATGTTGTACTCGTTTCCAtcggaaaacttgcttttttcatatgcctccggtttttttttttttttcagcaatcacgattgcttatcgttctcacttgaccgttgatgttcctatgatttatTCTCCCCTTCCCCgaccccgccttcctctgcaggaccaccgtcgaccgaccccTTCCGATCGGGGCCATCGTGAAGtcagtcggtttccctctttctaccgggcctgcttcaagcGAGCGAATTCCTGGGATGAGTCATCCAAGTGATCCCATGGTCCCCAACCCTACGGCCAGCGGCTATCGACAGAACGGCGTTTGCTTACAAAGAGCATTTAGTTCGAGTCGAGTTTGCTGTCCGTTACAGACATGCAGACTTGGATGagaattagaaaattcaaaattctaacaggagataatgccttaaaaattgagtaagtaatatttttctttttatagtattatttaatttatttattctatatttCGTAAAAAACGTGTGAGGGTATCTGCCTGTTAATAAAAGAGCAATTTAAGTTTAGTCTGAATCACAAAAAAGTGACTACATTTACATGTACTAAAAATCGTTCAGAATTCTGATTATTATCATTTGTTAATCAAATTAATGTTGTGATTTAGTTAATTTTCGTTGACAGGAAAGaaagttaacaataaaaattgacagttctaaaggttaatatgtttgaaaatgtaagatttaggtcatttttaaagatgagtctaattgaatttatttcaactaattttatgcggaaagattttaaaaaaggtacCTGTATGACACGATGTGTAAATAGTATACATTAAAGCACAAGTATGTTTAAATAGACCTTTTcagtttcaatagttttaaagtaCTGTGTTGAATGTACGAAATCGATAGGGggtgattttgaaatatattcataaaaataaagtcctaatagatatcaaatattttaaactgatcaaaatgcgttttctaatttttctgagtttactatgaaatatgaacatatacaatggttatatatttattaaatatataatcatAATAAGCCAACAGGTTTACAcagcataatttttcaaacaatgtactGTGTATCGCAAATAATTTCATCCAAGTGTTtgctattaaaaacttaaaagtactttaaagacaaaaat from Uloborus diversus isolate 005 chromosome 5, Udiv.v.3.1, whole genome shotgun sequence encodes:
- the LOC129222609 gene encoding procathepsin L-like: MKTFIILALFAVAAARQVPSNQDLDKHWGEFKKTYGKTYTGDEEARRRLIWEENVKKIVHHNLQADIGVYTYRRGINEYADVEHEEFVKTMNGLKKSPGFVSSAIKWTPIENVIIPDTVDWRPKGVVTPVKNQAQCGSCWAFSATGSLEGQHKIKTGKLVSLSEQNLIDCSAAEGNDGCGGGWMDQAFDYIKINKGIDTESSYPYEAEDDTCRFNPANVGATVKGYVDIPTTDEDALKQASATIGPISVAIDASHESFQTYKSGVYSEPECDPQVLDHGVLVVGYGSEDGQDYWLVKNSWGTSWGINGYIKMSRNSNNQCGIATKASYPLV